A window of the Ammoniphilus oxalaticus genome harbors these coding sequences:
- a CDS encoding ABC transporter substrate-binding protein, which translates to MKKFTGKVTRIAMTSALVVGLLAGCGGGSDTSGGTEQTSGDAIKIGVNLELSGGVASYGSSLADGLELAKEQINADGGIDGKQVEFVKVDNKSDAAEATNGAIKLTGQDKVDAIIGAATSGHTIAQVQVATDKQTVIISPSATAPNVTTDDDGNVKDFVFRTSYIDPFQGTVAANFALETLGVKTAAIYADRASDYAKGLAASFKEDFEAAGGQIVAEEFYLEKDTDFRGTLTRIKSANPEFVFIPGYYGEVGLIVKQAREAGIDVPLMGADGWDSPTLIELAGVEALNNTFITNHYSSEDPDETIQEFVTAFKTKYKDKAPDAFNALGYDTLYLLKDAIERAGSVDSDKLKDALAQTKDLNLVTGIITIDEQHNPIKSATVLEYVDGKHTFKTKVNP; encoded by the coding sequence ATGAAGAAGTTTACAGGAAAAGTTACGCGGATCGCGATGACTTCCGCGCTTGTTGTTGGGTTGTTAGCCGGATGCGGCGGTGGGAGCGATACAAGCGGAGGAACTGAACAGACGAGCGGGGACGCAATTAAAATTGGAGTGAACCTGGAACTGTCAGGCGGAGTCGCTTCATACGGTTCTTCACTAGCCGATGGACTTGAACTAGCGAAGGAACAAATCAACGCCGACGGCGGAATCGATGGAAAGCAGGTCGAATTTGTCAAAGTCGACAACAAGTCCGATGCTGCGGAGGCGACCAATGGCGCGATCAAATTGACCGGTCAAGATAAAGTTGACGCGATTATTGGAGCGGCCACAAGCGGCCACACAATTGCCCAAGTACAAGTTGCAACAGATAAACAAACTGTAATTATAAGCCCATCAGCGACAGCGCCTAACGTGACAACCGATGACGATGGCAATGTGAAAGATTTTGTGTTCAGAACAAGTTATATCGATCCATTTCAAGGGACGGTAGCCGCAAACTTCGCGTTAGAGACATTGGGAGTAAAAACAGCGGCGATTTACGCGGACAGAGCCAGCGATTACGCAAAGGGTTTAGCGGCTTCGTTTAAAGAAGATTTTGAAGCGGCTGGCGGTCAAATTGTTGCTGAGGAATTTTACTTAGAGAAGGATACCGATTTCCGAGGAACATTAACACGCATCAAATCGGCTAATCCAGAATTCGTGTTCATCCCAGGTTATTATGGGGAAGTTGGTTTGATCGTGAAACAAGCTCGCGAGGCGGGGATTGATGTTCCGCTGATGGGAGCCGATGGTTGGGATTCCCCGACTCTAATCGAACTGGCTGGGGTGGAAGCGCTCAACAATACGTTTATTACGAACCACTATTCTTCTGAAGATCCTGATGAAACAATTCAGGAATTTGTTACGGCGTTTAAAACGAAATACAAAGACAAAGCTCCTGATGCCTTTAATGCGCTTGGATACGATACGCTTTATCTACTAAAAGACGCAATCGAGCGGGCCGGCTCAGTTGATTCTGATAAACTGAAAGACGCGCTGGCGCAAACGAAGGATCTAAATCTTGTTACTGGAATTATCACAATCGACGAACAACACAATCCGATCAAATCCGCAACTGTTCTTGAGTATGTGGATGGTAAGCATACATTTAAAACAAAGGTGAATCCTTAA
- a CDS encoding branched-chain amino acid ABC transporter permease: MEWIQQLVNGISLGSIYALIALGYTMVYGIIKLINFAHGEVFMIGAFVGFYAIRGLGLGLFPALLLAMLVCASLGVIIERIAYKRLRHATRIAALTTAIGVSLFIQYVTIYFRGAQPEGYPDVFPSANFKIFGVSISSQSIFILVVSILLMIMLQFIVHRTKIGKAMRAVSHDAEAAQLMGINVDNTISATFAIGSALAGAAGVIFGVYYGKIEPLMGIMPGLKAFIAAVLGGIGIIPGAMVGGLLLGVVETFVSAAGYSMWRDAVAFIILILILLFKPTGLFGKNMREKV; encoded by the coding sequence ATGGAATGGATCCAACAGCTAGTGAATGGTATCTCTCTCGGCAGCATCTATGCATTGATCGCGCTGGGTTACACGATGGTATACGGCATTATTAAATTGATTAACTTTGCCCACGGCGAAGTATTCATGATTGGGGCGTTCGTTGGGTTTTACGCAATTAGAGGACTCGGGCTTGGGCTTTTTCCCGCGTTACTGTTGGCGATGCTTGTCTGCGCCTCGTTGGGGGTTATTATTGAACGGATTGCCTACAAACGGTTACGCCATGCAACGCGGATTGCCGCTTTGACGACGGCAATCGGAGTTTCGTTGTTTATTCAGTACGTGACGATCTATTTTCGCGGCGCTCAGCCAGAGGGTTATCCTGATGTTTTTCCAAGCGCAAATTTCAAAATATTCGGTGTTTCGATTAGTTCTCAGTCTATCTTTATTCTCGTCGTGTCGATCCTATTAATGATTATGCTGCAATTCATCGTGCATCGCACGAAGATTGGCAAGGCGATGCGGGCTGTATCACATGATGCGGAAGCGGCCCAGCTGATGGGAATTAATGTCGATAATACGATTTCTGCGACGTTTGCGATTGGATCTGCATTAGCGGGGGCGGCGGGCGTCATATTCGGGGTTTACTATGGAAAAATCGAGCCGTTAATGGGAATTATGCCTGGTCTAAAGGCGTTTATAGCCGCTGTGCTCGGCGGGATTGGCATCATTCCGGGAGCGATGGTTGGTGGTTTGCTGCTCGGGGTCGTGGAGACATTTGTTAGCGCGGCAGGGTATTCAATGTGGAGGGATGCTGTCGCTTTTATTATTTTGATTTTAATTCTCTTGTTTAAACCAACAGGCCTCTTCGGCAAAAATATGAGAGAGAAAGTGTAG
- a CDS encoding branched-chain amino acid ABC transporter permease: MKNTKGFWGFLIFAFAFYGISQLLMVMNIIPYHYVNTMVFIAINIILAVSLHIVIGVTGQFSLGHAGFLAIGAYVSAIMTMKLQLPFFVALFVGGTIAALAGLVVGIPSLRLKGDYLAIATLGFGEIIRIMFLNIDYVGGAAGMQVSHLTTWTYAFVCLVITIVVIVNLTNSSHGRACISIREDEIAADAMGINTTYYKVAAFTLGSFFAGVAGGLYAHNFYIIQPGNFGFIKSIDILIFVVLGGLGSMSGAVIAAILLTVVSTFLQGYAETRMIIYSLVLIIVMLYRPQGLMGTSEITSWFKKKGGKSNDNRTTA; the protein is encoded by the coding sequence ATGAAGAATACAAAGGGTTTCTGGGGATTCCTCATTTTCGCATTTGCGTTTTATGGCATTTCGCAACTGTTAATGGTGATGAATATTATTCCTTATCATTACGTGAATACGATGGTGTTTATAGCTATCAACATTATTCTAGCGGTTAGTTTGCACATTGTGATCGGCGTAACGGGTCAATTTTCACTCGGGCATGCAGGTTTTTTGGCAATCGGGGCTTATGTATCAGCAATTATGACGATGAAACTGCAACTCCCTTTTTTTGTCGCTTTATTCGTCGGCGGAACGATAGCAGCGTTAGCGGGACTCGTTGTTGGGATACCCAGCTTGCGCTTAAAAGGGGACTATTTAGCGATTGCGACGTTAGGTTTTGGCGAAATCATTCGGATTATGTTTTTAAATATCGACTATGTCGGCGGCGCGGCTGGGATGCAAGTTTCGCATTTGACAACTTGGACCTATGCGTTCGTCTGCTTAGTGATCACGATTGTTGTTATTGTTAATTTAACGAACTCTTCGCATGGCCGGGCCTGCATTTCGATTCGTGAGGATGAAATTGCGGCGGATGCGATGGGCATCAATACGACGTACTATAAAGTGGCCGCCTTTACGTTAGGTTCCTTTTTCGCGGGTGTCGCTGGAGGATTGTACGCCCATAATTTCTATATTATCCAACCAGGTAACTTTGGCTTTATTAAATCGATTGATATTTTAATTTTCGTTGTGCTCGGAGGTCTAGGCAGTATGTCGGGCGCGGTCATCGCCGCTATTTTATTAACGGTCGTATCTACCTTTTTGCAGGGCTATGCCGAGACTAGAATGATTATTTACAGTTTAGTGTTGATCATTGTTATGCTCTACCGTCCGCAAGGGTTGATGGGCACCAGCGAAATCACGTCTTGGTTTAAGAAGAAAGGAGGGAAATCGAATGACAACCGCACCACTGCTTAG
- a CDS encoding ABC transporter ATP-binding protein, which yields MTTAPLLRVSGAGIQFGGLKAVSDVHMEVNEGELIGLIGPNGAGKTTCFNLLTGVYMPTEGEISLEGQRLNGLAPFKITRKGISRTFQNIRLFKELSVLDNVKVAYHSLARHSMFSSIFRLPSHFKEEREMEQKAIEFLSVFDLDGLKDETAKNLPYGQQRRLEIARALAAEPKLLLLDEPAAGMNPQETMELMDLIAFIREKFDLTIILIEHDMQLVMGICERIYVLDHGQLIAEGDPNFVRNHPKVIEAYLGEEVDTDDA from the coding sequence ATGACAACCGCACCACTGCTTAGAGTGTCGGGGGCTGGCATTCAATTTGGCGGGTTGAAGGCTGTGTCCGATGTTCATATGGAAGTAAATGAAGGGGAATTGATCGGGTTAATCGGACCCAACGGCGCGGGGAAAACGACTTGCTTTAACTTGCTAACGGGTGTGTACATGCCAACGGAAGGGGAAATTAGTCTAGAGGGACAACGGTTAAATGGACTTGCTCCGTTTAAAATCACGCGTAAAGGAATTAGCCGCACATTTCAAAACATTCGCTTGTTTAAAGAATTGTCGGTGTTGGATAATGTTAAGGTGGCCTACCACTCTTTGGCCCGTCATTCGATGTTTAGTTCGATCTTTCGCCTCCCCTCTCATTTTAAGGAAGAGCGGGAAATGGAGCAAAAAGCGATTGAATTTTTGAGTGTTTTTGATTTGGACGGACTAAAAGATGAAACAGCAAAAAATCTACCGTATGGACAGCAGCGGCGCCTAGAGATCGCGCGCGCGTTGGCGGCGGAACCCAAATTGCTTTTGCTCGATGAACCGGCTGCGGGAATGAATCCGCAAGAAACGATGGAACTAATGGATTTAATCGCTTTTATACGTGAAAAATTTGATCTGACCATTATCTTGATCGAGCACGATATGCAGTTGGTGATGGGAATTTGTGAGCGGATCTATGTGCTTGACCACGGTCAATTAATTGCGGAAGGCGATCCAAACTTCGTTCGTAATCACCCGAAAGTCATCGAAGCTTATCTCGGGGAGGAGGTCGATACCGATGATGCTTAA
- a CDS encoding ABC transporter ATP-binding protein — MLKVDELDVFYGNIQALKGVSLDVRQGEVITLIGANGAGKSTLLKALSGLLKPQRGVIDYLGQSIVGKPAQTIVRDGISHVPEGRRVFANMTVQENLELGAYLRKDKAGIREDMRQVYERFPRLLERRGQLSGTLSGGEQQMLAMGRALMARPKLLLLDEPSMGLAPLLVQTIFQIIEEINRDGTTILLVEQNAHMALSVASRAYVIETGRIALSGTAAELQASEQVKQAYLGGQ; from the coding sequence ATGCTTAAGGTGGATGAACTTGATGTTTTTTATGGCAATATTCAAGCGCTAAAAGGTGTTTCTTTAGATGTGCGCCAAGGCGAGGTGATCACTTTGATCGGCGCGAATGGAGCGGGCAAGAGCACGTTGCTTAAGGCGTTGTCCGGATTATTAAAGCCTCAGCGCGGCGTGATTGATTACTTGGGTCAGTCGATTGTTGGCAAGCCCGCCCAGACAATTGTGCGTGATGGGATCTCTCATGTGCCAGAAGGGCGCCGCGTGTTTGCGAACATGACCGTGCAAGAAAATTTAGAGCTGGGCGCTTACCTGCGCAAAGATAAAGCAGGGATCCGCGAAGATATGCGACAAGTGTATGAGCGCTTTCCTCGTTTGCTTGAACGACGGGGCCAGTTATCAGGCACCCTCTCGGGAGGGGAACAACAAATGTTGGCGATGGGTCGAGCATTAATGGCTCGACCGAAGCTGTTATTGTTGGACGAACCTTCGATGGGCTTGGCCCCGCTTTTAGTACAGACGATCTTTCAGATTATAGAAGAAATTAACCGCGATGGAACGACCATTTTATTGGTGGAGCAAAACGCTCACATGGCTCTTTCGGTCGCGAGTCGAGCCTATGTCATTGAGACTGGTCGTATCGCGTTGTCGGGGACGGCAGCGGAATTGCAAGCGAGTGAGCAAGTGAAGCAAGCTTACTTAGGTGGACAATAG
- a CDS encoding NUDIX hydrolase, whose product MDVGQMIEYIDVLDEDMKPIAVATREEVHQKGFWHQTFHCAVMLQEAGKNYIVFQRRHPLKKTFPYKLDISAAGHLLHGESVEDGVRELEEELGISVDYKELVYLGMHKGVYLTEEYWDREFHHIHLLQTDWKLSDFTIQRSELIGLYQMEWQSFQAFLKGERSTVEAFGYEYNANGMMEERRIKAHQADFAAQGACWDGYFTYTFEQIEKALSRSD is encoded by the coding sequence GTGGATGTTGGACAGATGATTGAATATATCGATGTATTGGATGAAGATATGAAACCGATTGCGGTTGCAACGAGAGAAGAAGTTCACCAAAAGGGCTTTTGGCATCAAACATTTCATTGCGCTGTAATGTTACAAGAAGCGGGTAAAAACTATATCGTTTTCCAACGACGACATCCCTTGAAAAAAACCTTTCCGTATAAACTCGATATTTCCGCGGCAGGCCATTTATTACATGGAGAATCTGTTGAGGATGGGGTGCGCGAACTAGAAGAGGAGCTTGGGATTTCAGTTGACTATAAAGAATTGGTCTATTTGGGCATGCATAAAGGTGTTTATTTGACAGAAGAATACTGGGATCGTGAATTTCATCATATTCATCTTTTGCAAACAGATTGGAAACTTTCAGATTTTACGATTCAGCGAAGTGAATTAATTGGGTTGTATCAAATGGAGTGGCAGTCTTTTCAAGCTTTTTTAAAGGGGGAACGCTCCACTGTTGAGGCATTCGGCTATGAATATAATGCCAACGGTATGATGGAAGAAAGACGCATCAAGGCGCATCAAGCAGATTTTGCGGCGCAAGGCGCATGTTGGGATGGTTATTTTACGTATACGTTTGAACAAATTGAAAAGGCGCTTTCACGATCTGACTAG
- the nfsA gene encoding oxygen-insensitive NADPH nitroreductase gives MKVIDLITSHASVRRYKDEPISKETVAELVQAGQHAASSHFVQAYSVIHVTDTEKRGQLAELSQNRRQFYTAGATLVFCMDYHRLAHAAKLGGKEIDFSVMENVLVGSIDVALFSQNVALAAESKGYGICYIGGVRNAIEEISEILELPKGVVPLFGMSIGVPDEANPVRPRLPIEAVLHENSYDATKYDEILPAYDQTMRDYFANRNTNQKDTTWSQQMADFLETPQRTHIKAFLEKQGFLCK, from the coding sequence ATGAAAGTTATCGATTTAATCACTTCGCACGCGTCGGTGCGAAGATACAAAGACGAACCGATCTCCAAAGAAACGGTTGCGGAACTCGTCCAAGCAGGGCAACACGCCGCCAGTTCACACTTTGTGCAGGCGTACTCCGTGATCCATGTAACAGATACTGAAAAACGCGGCCAATTAGCCGAATTATCTCAAAATCGTCGGCAATTTTACACCGCGGGAGCGACGCTAGTTTTTTGTATGGACTATCACCGACTCGCGCATGCGGCGAAACTAGGTGGAAAAGAAATTGATTTTAGCGTGATGGAAAATGTGCTTGTTGGATCGATTGATGTTGCCTTATTCTCTCAAAATGTTGCCCTCGCGGCTGAGTCAAAAGGGTATGGCATTTGTTATATTGGCGGCGTGCGCAATGCGATCGAAGAAATTAGCGAAATCCTTGAACTACCGAAAGGCGTCGTTCCGTTATTTGGGATGTCCATCGGTGTACCCGATGAAGCAAACCCTGTTCGACCACGTTTACCGATTGAAGCCGTATTGCACGAAAACAGCTATGACGCGACTAAATATGATGAAATCCTGCCAGCCTACGATCAAACGATGCGTGACTACTTTGCGAATCGCAACACGAACCAAAAAGACACGACCTGGTCGCAACAAATGGCTGATTTTTTAGAAACGCCACAACGAACACACATTAAAGCCTTTCTTGAAAAACAAGGTTTCTTATGTAAATAA
- a CDS encoding acyl-CoA dehydrogenase family protein — translation MMINQVKDKEALLLDLIETKLKPKVKAIDTEAFYAIDFLKALGKNGFFSSTHKLDEAYIVDEMSLVEKVAKVCMTTAFCLWCHLAALTFLRNSPRLHIKEKMLPALENGEILGGTGLSNPMKYYAGLEKLLLKAEQSEGGVVLSGTLPAVSNLGSDHWFGVIAETAENKRVMCFVPCSIAGLELKERTDYLGVNGSATYVCSFQDVFIPDEWLITEDADTFSEQIRPVFLLYQIPLGIGVTKAAIADIERVKTKQNSCNQFLHVQATDLKNKLKQAQQRIEDRVIKGERNWKEIVALRLETAYLTLDSVHASMLHNGSSGYLKDSGPSRQLREAYFFANLTPTIKHLEKVLQS, via the coding sequence ATGATGATAAACCAGGTGAAAGATAAGGAAGCCTTGTTACTAGATTTAATTGAAACGAAGTTAAAGCCAAAGGTGAAAGCGATTGATACCGAGGCTTTCTATGCGATTGATTTTCTAAAAGCATTGGGAAAGAACGGATTTTTCTCATCCACCCATAAGCTAGATGAAGCTTATATCGTTGACGAAATGAGTTTAGTAGAAAAAGTGGCAAAAGTATGTATGACAACAGCCTTTTGCTTATGGTGTCATCTGGCGGCATTAACCTTTCTTCGGAATTCGCCGCGTCTGCATATAAAGGAAAAAATGCTGCCCGCTTTGGAAAATGGTGAAATATTAGGCGGCACAGGCCTTTCGAACCCAATGAAATATTATGCAGGGCTTGAAAAGTTGCTTTTGAAAGCGGAACAGAGTGAAGGGGGGGTTGTGTTATCAGGGACGTTGCCTGCGGTTTCCAATTTAGGGTCAGATCATTGGTTTGGGGTCATCGCTGAGACAGCTGAAAACAAACGTGTCATGTGCTTTGTTCCTTGTTCGATTGCGGGATTAGAGTTAAAAGAAAGAACCGATTATCTTGGTGTTAATGGAAGCGCAACGTATGTTTGTTCCTTTCAGGATGTCTTTATCCCTGATGAGTGGCTCATCACTGAGGATGCGGATACATTCAGCGAGCAAATTCGACCTGTTTTTCTGTTGTATCAAATTCCGTTAGGGATCGGCGTAACGAAAGCGGCGATTGCTGATATTGAGCGGGTGAAAACGAAGCAAAACAGCTGCAACCAATTCTTACATGTACAGGCAACAGATCTAAAGAACAAATTAAAGCAGGCGCAACAACGAATAGAAGACCGGGTCATAAAAGGGGAGAGAAACTGGAAGGAGATTGTTGCGCTCCGCTTGGAAACCGCGTATTTAACGCTCGATTCTGTTCACGCAAGTATGCTTCATAATGGCAGTAGCGGGTATTTAAAAGACTCAGGTCCATCGCGGCAGCTTCGCGAGGCGTACTTTTTTGCTAACTTGACACCGACAATTAAACATTTGGAAAAGGTACTACAATCATAG
- a CDS encoding ABC transporter ATP-binding protein has translation MEQTSAIRIEQVNKTFSNKNEVFQVLSDVSLTIEKGEIISILGESGCGKSTLLNIIGGFEKADQGGVYLNGNLVTKPSNHCLMLFQDYGLLPWRSVLKNVELGLEQLLITAGQRRERALHYLALVGLLDRVDLFPHELSGGMKQRVGIARALAMQPELILMDEPFAALDTFNRYYLQDELLRIQEHEQTTMIIVTHDIDEAIYLSDRIFIMHPHPGRIHREIAVSLEKPRDRSHRDFQYYRKMILEEFHFNRSEIELEYSI, from the coding sequence ATGGAACAAACTTCAGCGATTCGAATTGAGCAGGTAAATAAAACATTTTCAAACAAAAACGAAGTGTTTCAAGTTCTCTCCGATGTATCGCTTACAATTGAGAAAGGGGAGATCATTTCGATCCTGGGGGAGAGCGGCTGTGGAAAGAGCACGCTATTAAACATTATCGGCGGCTTTGAAAAAGCGGATCAAGGTGGGGTTTATCTCAATGGAAATCTCGTCACAAAACCAAGTAATCACTGCTTGATGCTTTTTCAAGATTACGGTTTGTTGCCGTGGAGATCTGTTCTTAAAAATGTAGAGCTCGGTTTAGAACAGTTGCTAATCACGGCAGGGCAAAGGCGCGAACGAGCGCTCCACTATTTGGCGTTAGTCGGTTTGCTAGATAGAGTAGATCTGTTCCCGCATGAGCTTTCTGGCGGTATGAAGCAAAGAGTCGGGATCGCCCGAGCGCTCGCTATGCAACCAGAACTTATTTTGATGGATGAACCGTTCGCTGCCCTGGATACATTTAACCGCTACTATTTACAAGATGAGTTACTGCGCATCCAGGAACACGAGCAAACAACGATGATCATTGTGACCCATGATATTGACGAGGCGATTTATTTATCGGACCGCATCTTTATTATGCATCCTCATCCGGGTCGCATCCATCGAGAAATTGCGGTGTCGCTTGAGAAACCGAGAGACCGTAGTCACCGAGATTTTCAATATTATCGAAAAATGATTTTAGAGGAATTTCATTTTAATCGCTCAGAAATAGAGCTAGAATACAGTATTTGA
- a CDS encoding ABC transporter substrate-binding protein: MKKIIQRISLLFIIMAMAVISACGNTGVDSSNLSEGDAKRTVKIGYLPITHAVPLYIEKELEGYSHFDLELVKFGAWPDLIDALNTGSIDGASMLVTLAMKAKEQGIDLKAVALGHKDGNVLVVGNDIENVADLKGKNFAIPHKFSSHNILLYQMLKQNGMTYDDITLIELPPAEMPAALSEGRIAGYVVAEPFGAISVAIERGKVLYQDYDVWENSIDCMLVLRNDFIDNEFEIAQEFVDYYLKAGEVAEKKDEDTFEMSSRYMSVEKDVLDLSFQWIRYDDLKITEEDYAELVDYLIEMKLQEHPPTFEEFVDNRLIDQVK, translated from the coding sequence ATGAAAAAAATCATTCAACGCATATCACTATTGTTCATCATCATGGCGATGGCAGTGATATCCGCATGCGGAAATACAGGAGTAGACAGTTCTAATTTATCTGAAGGGGACGCGAAAAGAACAGTGAAGATTGGTTATTTACCGATCACTCACGCCGTGCCGCTTTATATTGAAAAGGAACTAGAAGGGTATAGTCATTTCGATTTAGAGCTGGTCAAGTTTGGCGCATGGCCTGATTTAATTGATGCGTTAAATACAGGAAGTATTGACGGGGCTTCGATGCTGGTCACCCTTGCCATGAAGGCAAAGGAGCAAGGCATTGATTTAAAGGCTGTTGCTTTAGGGCATAAGGACGGTAACGTGCTCGTTGTCGGTAATGATATTGAGAACGTAGCTGATCTGAAAGGGAAGAACTTTGCGATTCCACACAAATTCTCTTCCCACAATATTTTACTTTACCAAATGTTAAAACAAAACGGGATGACGTATGACGATATCACCCTGATTGAGCTTCCGCCAGCGGAAATGCCAGCCGCCCTTTCAGAAGGTCGGATTGCGGGGTACGTCGTGGCAGAGCCATTCGGAGCCATCTCCGTAGCGATTGAACGAGGCAAAGTGCTTTATCAAGATTATGATGTCTGGGAAAATTCAATCGACTGTATGCTCGTTTTACGTAATGATTTTATTGATAATGAATTCGAAATTGCCCAAGAATTTGTAGACTACTATCTAAAAGCGGGCGAAGTTGCCGAGAAAAAAGATGAAGATACATTTGAAATGTCTTCTCGCTATATGAGTGTGGAAAAGGATGTATTGGATCTTTCCTTCCAGTGGATTCGTTACGATGATTTAAAGATTACGGAAGAAGATTACGCCGAATTGGTCGACTACTTAATTGAGATGAAATTACAAGAACACCCGCCAACATTTGAAGAGTTCGTGGATAATCGTCTCATAGATCAAGTGAAGTGA
- a CDS encoding ABC transporter permease, protein MSNARHVTNVALGFVILLGVWQAIVIIGQYESALFPSPLKVGAGLMQMIQDGSIFVHLRVSVGRFLVGYLLAVTSAIVFGLILGRISALWGIIDPIAQVIRPISPIAWSPFIVLWFGIGDMPAIVVIFIAAFFPVLMTTVSAVKKVDETYLKVAQNFELNQLDLIRKIIFPAAFPTIANGLHIAVGTAWIFLVSGEMVGTQSGLGYLIIDSRNSMRLDLVMAGIVVIGLAGLALDKAVGQLEKRINRVWGRAEH, encoded by the coding sequence ATGAGTAATGCAAGACATGTTACAAATGTGGCGCTTGGTTTTGTCATATTGCTCGGAGTATGGCAGGCCATCGTTATTATCGGGCAATACGAATCCGCGTTATTTCCTAGCCCATTGAAGGTAGGAGCTGGCTTAATGCAAATGATCCAAGACGGCAGTATTTTCGTTCACCTGCGGGTGAGTGTTGGACGTTTTTTAGTCGGCTATTTATTAGCCGTTACTTCGGCGATCGTGTTCGGGCTTATTTTAGGCAGAATTTCCGCGCTATGGGGAATCATCGACCCGATTGCTCAAGTGATTCGGCCAATTTCTCCGATTGCTTGGTCGCCGTTTATTGTGCTGTGGTTTGGAATTGGAGATATGCCGGCGATCGTGGTGATCTTCATTGCCGCTTTCTTTCCTGTTTTAATGACAACGGTGAGCGCGGTCAAGAAAGTCGACGAAACGTATTTAAAAGTTGCTCAAAATTTTGAGTTGAATCAGCTGGATTTGATTCGTAAAATCATCTTTCCGGCCGCCTTCCCAACGATTGCGAATGGGTTGCATATTGCGGTCGGAACGGCTTGGATTTTCCTCGTGTCCGGTGAGATGGTCGGTACCCAATCGGGATTAGGCTATTTGATTATTGATTCTAGAAACTCAATGCGCTTAGATTTAGTCATGGCGGGGATCGTCGTGATCGGTCTGGCGGGGCTTGCCCTTGATAAGGCCGTTGGACAATTGGAAAAGCGAATCAATCGCGTGTGGGGAAGAGCGGAGCATTAG
- a CDS encoding GNAT family N-acetyltransferase, whose amino-acid sequence MDVNRVTTKQQLEDAFAIRRTVFVEEQGVALEVEFDQHEAEAEHILVYSDERQPIGTGRVRAIKDQAKLERICILAPYRKHGLGKVIIETLEQIAREQGFTKALIHGQTQAEGFYRKLGYVTNSEVFMEDGIPHVALTKQL is encoded by the coding sequence ATGGACGTCAATCGGGTAACAACGAAACAACAATTAGAAGACGCGTTTGCCATTCGAAGAACGGTATTCGTTGAAGAACAAGGCGTAGCATTGGAGGTGGAATTTGATCAACACGAGGCGGAGGCTGAGCATATCTTAGTTTATAGCGATGAAAGACAACCGATCGGGACGGGCAGAGTTCGCGCGATCAAAGACCAGGCAAAACTGGAAAGAATTTGCATCCTTGCCCCTTACCGCAAACACGGCTTGGGCAAAGTTATCATCGAAACGCTGGAACAGATCGCCCGGGAACAAGGGTTTACGAAAGCTTTAATCCATGGACAGACGCAAGCGGAAGGTTTTTACCGCAAATTAGGCTACGTTACGAACTCCGAAGTCTTCATGGAGGATGGCATTCCGCATGTGGCGCTTACAAAACAGCTGTAG
- a CDS encoding H-type small acid-soluble spore protein, with the protein MDKQRAMEIVSSEVMAHVTHEGKPVYIREVDGQAQTASVYPLGEPEKEQEVPLSSLIEQ; encoded by the coding sequence ATGGATAAACAACGAGCGATGGAGATCGTATCTTCAGAAGTCATGGCGCATGTGACGCACGAAGGAAAGCCTGTTTACATCCGCGAAGTAGATGGTCAAGCGCAGACTGCTAGCGTCTATCCGCTAGGCGAGCCTGAAAAGGAACAAGAGGTGCCATTGAGCAGCTTAATTGAGCAATAG